In one Podarcis muralis chromosome 7, rPodMur119.hap1.1, whole genome shotgun sequence genomic region, the following are encoded:
- the C7H16orf46 gene encoding LOW QUALITY PROTEIN: uncharacterized protein C16orf46 homolog (The sequence of the model RefSeq protein was modified relative to this genomic sequence to represent the inferred CDS: inserted 1 base in 1 codon), translating into MTSSEQKQNEIESERVAGNTRIVETELRCTYPNERRERNQIYTLLSISNSINEQEERSLDCTNGTGWEEAVQGWGKTAPFAYLQLQKKARKAKTSESVSGCQSVSGCLYCLDLNQVIDKSLEQDPKGTEPLKTDFKLSTCAATDRIPEKQQTLLLQSATIDSSATEDSKKENCYGKIYSGQTSQGEKKKVSLKDAQATLSERRFFLMKESPLFQGEKRTVPIKEYSILTTGKPKTLETVKYKDTKGYEPPICNHVGTETATVKPSLVLPPLKDATLKTTLDPSAKKSKTVTSQASEKSFHAVSETSCCGQVFKTKEQKSEKRIDTMCNAVKEQIKMHEIASFDSRLSKTSFISRNPDRCYWHCAFAPDPKMATMSNSIALRRHNHLNSMHFLHKKGARINKANEMQDPCTRSRSHTGTKQGNESKTQEIPLLSGLFPSLTEQGWGRATPFACCKIQKETKKPRVTKTVSSISHQNMVPANKKNMAWVAQMARERQKMDGKFTEGEPVSSNKKIEVSCIKPYNYVPKMTAHAEGDRKRGKLDSIQTFLGEKRSLPIKEYEIKYSHRQTEPDILKYNEIGLPRVIHGNPPNSLSCITLNAFLVFRPDEGNVINLHLEPPSKHGATAVKRTEEEDSTDAVSYSHVIKKVKQKSEKKEVGMNNTXEKANTKIMYRPLTCPWCSAILSCLQSCLTFSFALN; encoded by the exons ATGACTTCCTCTGAACAGAAGCAAAATGAAATAGAGTCTGAAAGAGTCGCTGGAAATACAAGAATTGTGGAAACAGAATTGCGCTGCACCTACCCAAATGAGAGGCGGGAGAGGAATCAGATTTACACCCTTCTAAGCATCAGTAACAGCATAAATGAACAAGAGGAAAGGTCCTTGGATTGTACTAATGGAACAGGATGGGAGGAAGCT GTCCAAGGCTGGGGCAAAACAGCCCCATTTGCTTATCTTCAGCTACAGAAGAAAGCTAGAAAAGCAAAGACAAGTGAGTCTGTCAGTGGATGCCAGTCTGTCAGTGGATGCCTTTACTGCTTAGATCTGAATCAAGTTATTGACAAAAGTTTGGAACAAGACCCCAAGGGTACAGAACCATTGAAAACTGATTTCAAATTAAGTACATGTGCTGCCACAGATCGTATTCCAGAAAAACAACAGACACTGCTTTTACAGAGTGCAACCATAGACTCTTCTGCAACAGAAGACTCTAAAAAGGAAAACTGTTATGGCAAAATATATTCTGGTCAGACATcccaaggagaaaagaaaaaagtgtccTTAAAGGATGCTCAAGCTACTTTAAGTGAAAGGAGATTTTTTCTAATGAAAGAGAGTCCTCTCTTCCAAGGAGAAAAGAGAACAGTGCCAATAAAGGAGTATAGTATACTGACTACAGGAAAACCCAAAACTCTAGAAACTGTGAAATACAAAGACACAAAAGGCTACGAGCCTCCCATATGTAATCATGTTGGCACTGAAACTGCTACTGTTAAGCCATCATTAGTACTACCACCTCTGAAAGATGCAACTCTCAAAACCACCCTGGATCCTTCAGCAAAGAAAAGCAAGACTGTTACTTCCCAGGCAAGTGAAAAATCATTCCATGCTGTTTCCGAGACAAGTTGCTGTGGTCAGGTTTTTAAAACCAAAGAGCAAAAGAGTGAAAAAAGAATAGACACAATGTGTAATGCAGTGAAGGAgcaaataaaaatgcatgaaaTAGCCTCTTTTGACtcaaggctttccaagacttcattCATCTCAAGAAACCCAGATCGTTGCTACTGGCATTGTGCATTTGCACCAGATCCAAAAATGGCAACCATGTCTAATTCAATAGCACTGCGAAGACACAATCATCTCAACAGCATGCATTTTCTGCATAAAAAAGGAGCGCGAATCAACAAAGCTAATGAGATGCAAGACCCTTGCACCAGAAGCAGGAGTCACACTGGAACCAAACAAGGAAATGAGTCAAAAACACAGGAGATCCCTCTGCTTTCTGGACTATTCCCTTCCTTAACG gAACAAGGCTGGGGGAGAGCTACTCCTTTCGCATGCTGTAAGATCCAAAAAGAGACCAAGAAACCAAGAGTAACCAAAACAGTCTCAAGCATCTCTCACCAGAATATGGTGCCTGCTAATAAGAAAAACATGGCCTGGGTAGCACAGATggcaagagagagacaaaaaatGGACGGCAAATTTACCGAAGGAGAACCAGTTTCAAGCAACAAAAAGATTGAAGTTTCGTGCATCAAACCATACAACTATGTCCCAAAGATGACAGCCCATGCCgagggagacagaaagagagggaaattaGACTCTATCCAAACATTCCTAGGTGAAAAAAGGAGCTTGCcaataaaggaatatgaaatcAAGTACTCACACCGGCAGACAGAACCTGACATCCTGAAATATAATGAGATCGGCCTGCCCAGAGTCATCCACGGTAATCCTCCTAACAGCTTGAGCTGCATAACCTTAAATGCATTTTTGGTCTTCAGACCAGACGAAGGCAATGTAATCAATTTGCATCTGGAGCCTCCTTCAAAGCATGGAGCAACGGCAGTCAAGAGAACTGAGGAAGAGGACAGCACGGACGCAGTCTCCTATAGCCAcgtaattaaaaaggtaaagcagAAGAGTGAAAAAAAAGAAGTTGGTATGAATAATA GtgaaaaagcaaatacaaaaatCATGTATCGCCCTTTGACTTGTCCATGGTGCTCAGCTATTTTGTCTTGTCTTCAAAGCTGTTTGActttttcctttgcactgaattaA